A region of Vanessa tameamea isolate UH-Manoa-2023 chromosome 21, ilVanTame1 primary haplotype, whole genome shotgun sequence DNA encodes the following proteins:
- the LOC113394840 gene encoding uncharacterized protein LOC113394840, protein MPLNAAGWTTEEDEKLIELVQPHGHLYCWLDPSRKNILTRERTWQEIAKELFKPVEECKKRWRGLRDGYTRNKRMGAIHKSKVPIFEKLQFLDSMPLDTIPLEVDCTGQDKNDMLETEDQILEEQGITEQNNVITDNQEYYEITLVDGPHQETDLKPQIIKIVPKKIKLESSQLEEAPPKKIGRKNAGRKKSVPMPRNIPPIKILPKPIVMSEPRIIKCIDDTKTSEQRSQIIDKLIEKVLKENTNEIDVFFRSMAASVKKLQPNLIPKVKMEVCNVIAKYEMQSFDKNVQNL, encoded by the exons ATGCCATTAAACGCTGCAGGGTGGACAACCGAAGAGGATGAAAAACTTATTGAATTAGTGCAACCACATGGACATTTATATTGCTGGCTGGATCCATCACGGAAGAATATCTTAACAAGAGAAAGAACCTGGCAAGAAATAGCGAAAGAATTATTTAAACCAG TTGAAGAATGTAAGAAACGATGGCGAGGTCTTCGAGATGGGTACACAAGAAATAAAAGAATGGGTGCTATACACAAATCCAAGGTGCCGATATTTGAAAAACTGCAATTTCTGGACAGCATGCCGTTGGACACTATACCACTAGAAGTGGACTGTACAGGACAAGACAAAAATGACATGCTGGAGACGGAAGATCAAATACTTGAGGAACAGGGTATCACTGAACAGAATAATGTTATAACTGATAACCAGGAGTATTATGAA ATTACTCTTGTCGATGGCCCGCACCAAGAGACTGATTTGAAaccacaaataataaaaattgtaccaAAGAAAATTAAACTCGAAAGTAGTCAATTAGAAGAAGCTCCTCCGAAAAAAATTGGCAGAAAGAATGCAGGAAGAAAAAAATCTGTACCAATGCCAAGGAATATaccaccaataaaaatattacccaaACCCATAGTAATGAGCGAACCTAGAATTATAAAATGCATAGACGATACAAAGACTTCAGAGCAGAGATCGCAAATCATAGACAAGTTAATCgaaaaagtattaaaagaaaacacgaatgagattgatgtATTCTTTCGGAGTATGGCCGCTAGTGTTAAAAAATTACAACCTAATCTAATACCTAAGGTAAAAATGGAAGTATGCAATGTAATTGCTAAATATGAAATGCAAAGCTTCgacaaaaatgtacaaaatctTTAA